CATCCAGTCGAAACCCAGCAGCCAGTGAGTCGCGAGCGCGATGACCACCCAGGTGGCCAGGGCGCCAAGGGTAACCAGGCGCCGAACAACGCTGCCGATCTCGCGCCACTCCGACAAATGCAGCGTGAGGCTTCCTTCAAACAGGATCAGCGCCACCGCCAGCGACACCAGCGGCATCAGCAAAGGCCCGAACATTTCCTGTGGGTCGAGCCAGTGCAACACCGGACCGACCAGAATGCCGGTCAACAGCAGAAACAGAATCGCCGGTAGCTTCAGGCGCCAGGCCAGCCATTGACACCCCAGTGCCGCCGCACCAATTGCGCCAAACGCCAACAAAATCTGCTGTTCACTCATTGAAGCTCCCTGTTCCTTGAAATAGCTGGCTATGAAAGACTAGCGGCCGTTTCTATTGTCCTCCTGATTTTTTTGCGTGCAGTTTCAAGGCTGTACGTTTTGAGTGCCCATGCCTGCCATCGAACATCCATTGATAGACCAATTCCTTGACGCCCTGTGGCTGGAGAAAGGTCTTTCCGACAACACCCGCGATGCCTATCGCAGCGATCTGGCCCTGTTCAATGGCTGGTTGCAGGAAAAGGGCCTGGAACTGATCAACGCCGGGCGCGAGTTGATCCTCGATCACCTTGCCTGGCGCCTCGAACAAAATTACAAACCCCGTTCAACCGCGCGGTTTCTCTCTGGTGTGCGTGGTTTCTATCGCTATTTGCTGCGGGAAAAGCTGATCGCCGTCGATCCGACCCTTCGCATCGACATGCCGCAATTGGGTAGGCCATTGCCCAAATCCTTGTCGGAAGCCGATGTGGAGGCGCTATTGAAAGCGCCGGACCTGAGCGAAGCCATCGGCCAGCGCGACCGGGCCATGCTTGAAGTTCTGTACGCCTGCGGCCTGCGGGTGACAGAGCTGATCAGCCTGACCCTGGAGCAGGTCAACCTGCGCCAGGGTGTGTTGCGCGTAATGGGCAAGGGCAGCAAGGAGCGCCTGGTGCCGATGGGCGAGGAGGCGATTGTCTGGGTCGAGCGCTACATGCGCGATGGTCGTGGCGAACTGCTCGGCGGTCGTCCTAGCGATGTGTTGTTCCCCAGTCAGCGTGGCGAACAGATGACGCGCCAGACGTTCTGGCACCGGATCAAGCATCAGGCCAAAGTCGCGGGGATCGGCAAGTCGCTGTCGCCGCATACCTTGCGTCATGCATTCGCCACGCATCTGCTGAACCACGGCGCCGATTTGCGGGTGGTGCAGATGCTGCTGGGACACAGTGACCTTTCCACGACCCAGATCTACACCCACGTCGCACGGGCACGCTTGCAGGACCTGCACGCCAAACACCACCCGCGCGGCTAACGATTCCCTGATGGATAACGTTGGCCTCTGTGGCGAGGGAGCTTGCTCCTGCTGGGTCGCGCAGCGGCCCCAAAGCCATGCGGCGCGGTCAATCAGGAATATATGCTTGATCAGTTTGCGACTGCTTCGCAGTCGAGCGGAAGCAAGCTCCCTCGCCACGCCAACTATTGCCAAACTTGCATGGCGAGATCTCTTGCGACAGGCGCATTCGGCCCCGCGAACCTTATGTGGTAGGCTTTGCCGGTTTGCACGATGGGCGGTTATGACCCGGTGCTTCGGCACGGGCGTTCTGATCGTCCCATTTGTCCGCCTTCAGGAGTTCACATGCGTCTGACCCAGATTTTCGCCGCCGCCGCCATTGCGTTGGTCAGCACCTTTGCCGTCGCCGATGACGCGGCCGACAAAGCCATCCGTAAAAGCCTGGAAAACCTCCAGCTCGAAGTGCCGGTAGAGAGCATTTCCGCCAGTCCTCTGCCAGGTCTGTACGAAGTCAAGCTGCAAGGCAGCCGCGTGCTCTACGCCAGCGCCGACGGCCAGTACGTCGTCCAGGGCTATATGTTCCAGCTCAAGGACGGCAAACCGGTCAACCTGACCGAGAAGACCGAACGCCTGGGCGTTTCCAAACTGGTCAACGCAATCCCGGTTGCGGAAACCGTGGTGTACCCGGCCATCGGCGAAACCAAGTCGCACATCACCGTGTTCACCGACACCACGTGCCCGTATTGCCACAAGCTGCACGCCGAAGTGCCCGAGCTGAACAAGCGCGGCATCGAAGTGCGTTATGTAGCGTTCCCGCGTCAGGGCCTGGGCTCGCCGGGTGACGAGCAACTGCAAGCAGTGTGGTGCTCGAAAGACAAGAAAGCGGCCATGGACAAAATGGTCGATGGCAAGGAAATCAAGGCCGCCAAGTGCGATAACCCGGTTTCCAAGCAGTTCGCCCTTGGTCAGTCGATTGGCGTGAACGGTACACCGGCCATCGTTTTGGCTGACGGGCAGGTCATTCCGGGCTACCAGCCTGCGCCACAAGTCGCCAAACTGGCGCTGGGCGCGAAGTAAATTCGCATCGTCACGGCCAGCCTTTGACGATCATGGTCCGGCAGCAACATCGCCGGGCCATTAATAGAGAACCGCGAGCACGCGGTTGTTTTCACGGCCGGCCTCGAGTCGGCCGTTTTATGGGGAGTTCACAGTGAAACCGGTCAAAGTAGGCATCTGTGGGTTAGGAACCGTCGGTGGCGGTACCTTCAACGTACTTCAGCGCAACGCCGAGGAAATTGCTCGTCGTGCCGGGCGTGGAATCGAAGTGGCACAAATTGCCATGCGCACGCCAAAGCCTCAGTTCCAAACGACCGGTATTGCGATTACCAACGATGTCTTCGAAGTGGCCACGAACCCTGAGATCGACATCGTTATAGAGCTGATGGGCGGCTACACCGTTGCCCGTGAGCTGGTACTCAAGGCCATCGAGAATGGCAAGCATGTGGTCACCGCGAACAAGGCGCTTATTGCCGTTCACGGTAACGAAATTTTCGCCAAGGCTCGCGAGAAGGGCGTGATCGTTGCGTTCGAAGCGGCCGTGGCCGGTGGCATCCCGGTGATCAAGGCGATCCGCGAAGGGCTGTCCGCCAACCGCATCAACTGGGTGGCCGGCATCATCAACGGTACCGGTAACTTCATCCTGACCGAGATGCGCGAGAAGGGTCGCACCTTCGAAGACGTACTGGCCGAGGCACAAGCCCTGGGCTATGCCGAAGCTGATCCGACCTTTGACGTTGAAGGTATCGACGCAGCCCATAAGCTGACGATCCTGGCCTCTATCGCGTTCGGCATCCCGCTGCAATTCGACAAGGCCTACACCGAAGGCATCACCAAGCTGACCACTGCTGACGTGAACTACGCCGAAGCGCTGGGCTACCGCATCAAGCACCTGGGCGTGGCGCGCAGCACCGCGGCCGGTATTGAACTGCGCGTGCACCCGACGCTGATCCCGGCCGATCGTCTGATCGCCAACGTCAACGGCGTGATGAACGCGGTGATGGTCAATGGCGACGCTGCCGGTTCGACTCTTTTCTACGGCGCCGGTGCCGGCATGGAACCGACCGCTTCGTCGGTCATCGCGGACCTGGTCGACGTGGTTCGCGCCATGACTTCCGACCCGGAAAACCGCGTGCCGCATCTAGCCTTCCAGCCGGATTCGCTGTCCGCGCATCCGATCCTGCCGATCGAAGCTTGCGAAAGCGCTTACTACCTGCGCATTCAGGCCAAGGACCACCCGGGCGTACTGGCTCAGGTGGCGAGCATCCTGTCGGAACGCGGCATCAATATCGAATCGATCATGCAGAAGGAAGTCGAAGAACACGACGGTCTGGTGCCGATGATTCTGCTGACCCATCGCGTGGTGGAGCAGCGCATCAACGACGCCATCGCAGCGTTGGAAGCCTTGGCAGGTGTGGTCGGTCCGGTCGTACGGATCCGCGTCGAGCACCTGAACTAAGCCGATATCGTTCACCGGGCTCACGGGTTGAGCCCGGCTTACGAACACTGTCCATTGGAGTCAGTCATGCGTTATATCAGTACCCGCGGCCAGGCACCGGCCCTGAATTTCGAAGACGTCCTGCTGGCAGGGCTTGCCACCGACGGCGGTCTGTACGTCCCGGAAAACCTGCCACGTTTCACCCAGGAAGAAATCGCTTCCTGGGCCGGCCTGCCTTATCACGAACTGGCTTTCCGCGTCATGCGCCCGTTCGTCACCGGCAGCATTCCGGATGCCGATTTCAAAAAGATTCTTGAAGAAACATACGGTGTGTTTGCCCACAGCGCCGTTGCACCGCTGCGTCAGTTGAACGGCAACGAATGGGTGCTGGAACTGTTCCACGGTCCGACCCTGGCGTTCAAGGACTTCGCCTTGCAACTGCTCGGTCGTTTGCTCGACTACGTGCTGGAAAAACGCGGCGAGCGCGTGGTGATCGTCGGTGCCACCTCCGGTGATACCGGTTCGGCCGCCATTGAAGGCTGCAAGCACTGTGAAAACGTCGACATCTTCATCCTGCACCCACACAACCGTGTGTCGGAAGTACAGCGTCGGCAGATGACCACTATCTTCGGCGAGAACATCCACAACATCGCCATCGAAGGCAACTTCGATGACTGCCAGGAAATGGTCAAGGCGAGCTTCGCCGACCAGGGCTTCCTCAAGGGCACTCGCCTGGTAGCGGTTAACTCGATCAACTGGGCGCGGATCATGGCCCAGATCGTTTACTACTTCCACGCGGCCTTGCAGTTGGGCGGCCCGGCACGTTCGGTGTCGTTCTCGGTGCCGACCGGCAACTTCGGCGACATCTTCGCCGGTTACCTGGCACGCAACATGGGCCTGCCGATCAACCAGTTGATCGTCGCCACCAACCGCAACGACATCCTGCACCGCTTCATGAGCGGCAACCAGTACGTCAA
The Pseudomonas sp. MYb327 DNA segment above includes these coding regions:
- the xerD gene encoding site-specific tyrosine recombinase XerD; amino-acid sequence: MPAIEHPLIDQFLDALWLEKGLSDNTRDAYRSDLALFNGWLQEKGLELINAGRELILDHLAWRLEQNYKPRSTARFLSGVRGFYRYLLREKLIAVDPTLRIDMPQLGRPLPKSLSEADVEALLKAPDLSEAIGQRDRAMLEVLYACGLRVTELISLTLEQVNLRQGVLRVMGKGSKERLVPMGEEAIVWVERYMRDGRGELLGGRPSDVLFPSQRGEQMTRQTFWHRIKHQAKVAGIGKSLSPHTLRHAFATHLLNHGADLRVVQMLLGHSDLSTTQIYTHVARARLQDLHAKHHPRG
- the dsbC gene encoding bifunctional protein-disulfide isomerase/oxidoreductase DsbC, whose protein sequence is MRLTQIFAAAAIALVSTFAVADDAADKAIRKSLENLQLEVPVESISASPLPGLYEVKLQGSRVLYASADGQYVVQGYMFQLKDGKPVNLTEKTERLGVSKLVNAIPVAETVVYPAIGETKSHITVFTDTTCPYCHKLHAEVPELNKRGIEVRYVAFPRQGLGSPGDEQLQAVWCSKDKKAAMDKMVDGKEIKAAKCDNPVSKQFALGQSIGVNGTPAIVLADGQVIPGYQPAPQVAKLALGAK
- a CDS encoding homoserine dehydrogenase — protein: MKPVKVGICGLGTVGGGTFNVLQRNAEEIARRAGRGIEVAQIAMRTPKPQFQTTGIAITNDVFEVATNPEIDIVIELMGGYTVARELVLKAIENGKHVVTANKALIAVHGNEIFAKAREKGVIVAFEAAVAGGIPVIKAIREGLSANRINWVAGIINGTGNFILTEMREKGRTFEDVLAEAQALGYAEADPTFDVEGIDAAHKLTILASIAFGIPLQFDKAYTEGITKLTTADVNYAEALGYRIKHLGVARSTAAGIELRVHPTLIPADRLIANVNGVMNAVMVNGDAAGSTLFYGAGAGMEPTASSVIADLVDVVRAMTSDPENRVPHLAFQPDSLSAHPILPIEACESAYYLRIQAKDHPGVLAQVASILSERGINIESIMQKEVEEHDGLVPMILLTHRVVEQRINDAIAALEALAGVVGPVVRIRVEHLN
- the thrC gene encoding threonine synthase; its protein translation is MRYISTRGQAPALNFEDVLLAGLATDGGLYVPENLPRFTQEEIASWAGLPYHELAFRVMRPFVTGSIPDADFKKILEETYGVFAHSAVAPLRQLNGNEWVLELFHGPTLAFKDFALQLLGRLLDYVLEKRGERVVIVGATSGDTGSAAIEGCKHCENVDIFILHPHNRVSEVQRRQMTTIFGENIHNIAIEGNFDDCQEMVKASFADQGFLKGTRLVAVNSINWARIMAQIVYYFHAALQLGGPARSVSFSVPTGNFGDIFAGYLARNMGLPINQLIVATNRNDILHRFMSGNQYVKETLHATLSPSMDIMVSSNFERLLFDLHGRNGAAIAGLMDSFKQGGGFSVEQERWTEARKLFDSLAVDDAQTCETIAEVYEQTGEVLDPHTAIGVKAARECRRSLDIPMVILGTAHPVKFPDAVEKAGVGKALELPVHLSDLFERDERCTVLPNDLKAVQAFVSQHGNRGKPL